From the Amycolatopsis thermoflava N1165 genome, one window contains:
- a CDS encoding NADP-dependent oxidoreductase translates to MKAVDVRALGGPEVLEVVDVPRPVPGPGEVLVRVRAVGVNAADWKLRRGLVEGFGIVPPFRLGLDFSGVVEETGDEVFGLVMSRWGAYAEYVAVPRDALAPKPASLDHVDAAALPTAVLTASQALADVRAGQRVLIHAAAGGVGHVAVQVAKARGAHVIGTARAVNHEFLRALGADELIDHTAVDFTTAVSDVDVVFDLVGGEYGSRSLRVLKRDGVLIDAQGDDGADDPRYRRFYVQPSAAELARAADVRIHVSQILPLADAAKAHELSESGRVRGKIVLVP, encoded by the coding sequence GTGAAAGCTGTTGATGTGCGGGCCCTTGGCGGCCCCGAGGTCCTGGAAGTCGTCGACGTGCCGCGGCCGGTGCCCGGGCCGGGCGAGGTGCTGGTGCGGGTGCGCGCGGTGGGGGTGAACGCGGCCGACTGGAAGCTCCGGCGGGGGCTGGTGGAGGGGTTCGGGATCGTGCCGCCGTTCCGGCTCGGCCTGGACTTCTCGGGCGTGGTCGAGGAGACCGGCGATGAGGTGTTCGGGTTGGTGATGTCGCGATGGGGCGCCTACGCCGAGTACGTGGCTGTGCCCCGCGACGCGCTGGCCCCGAAGCCGGCGTCCCTGGACCACGTCGACGCCGCCGCGCTGCCGACGGCGGTGCTGACCGCGTCCCAGGCGCTGGCCGATGTTCGTGCTGGTCAGCGCGTCCTGATCCACGCCGCGGCCGGCGGGGTCGGGCACGTGGCGGTGCAGGTGGCGAAGGCCAGGGGCGCGCACGTGATCGGCACCGCGCGGGCGGTCAACCACGAGTTCCTGCGCGCACTCGGCGCGGACGAGCTGATCGACCACACCGCGGTCGACTTCACCACGGCGGTGTCCGATGTGGACGTGGTGTTCGACCTGGTCGGCGGCGAGTACGGCTCGCGGTCGCTGCGGGTGCTGAAGCGGGACGGCGTGCTGATCGACGCCCAGGGCGACGACGGGGCGGACGACCCGCGCTACCGGCGGTTCTACGTGCAGCCGTCGGCCGCGGAGCTGGCGAGGGCCGCGGACGTGCGGATCCACGTCTCGCAGATCCTGCCGCTGGCGGACGCCGCGAAGGCGCACGAGCTGAGCGAGAGCGGGCGGGTGCGCGGGAAGATCGTGCTGGTTCCGTAG
- a CDS encoding TetR/AcrR family transcriptional regulator, translated as MSPRGRPRAFDRDAALDEAMYVFWERGYEGTSLSDLTAAMKIGSPSLYAAFGGKEALFREAIERYRERFGHRPPEGETARDAVEAWLRESARGYVEEGHPRGCMVVLAALNCTEQNRPVREFLAAKRRNNLIGVAARLRRAVAEGDLPEDADIEGIVRFYGTILHGMSIQARDGAELADLEAVIDTAMSAWPRFLGKKTAPG; from the coding sequence ATGTCACCACGCGGCCGTCCGAGGGCCTTCGACCGGGACGCGGCCCTGGATGAGGCGATGTACGTCTTCTGGGAGCGCGGCTACGAGGGCACGTCGCTGTCCGACCTGACCGCCGCCATGAAGATCGGCTCACCGAGCCTGTACGCGGCCTTCGGCGGGAAGGAGGCGTTGTTCCGGGAGGCGATCGAGCGCTACCGCGAGCGGTTCGGGCACCGGCCGCCGGAGGGGGAGACCGCGCGCGACGCCGTCGAGGCCTGGTTGCGGGAGAGTGCCCGCGGGTACGTCGAGGAGGGGCACCCGCGCGGGTGCATGGTCGTGCTGGCCGCGCTCAACTGCACGGAGCAGAACCGGCCGGTCCGCGAATTCCTCGCGGCGAAGCGGCGGAACAACCTGATCGGAGTGGCGGCCCGCTTGCGGCGCGCGGTCGCGGAGGGGGACCTGCCCGAAGACGCCGACATCGAGGGAATCGTCCGGTTCTACGGCACGATTCTGCACGGGATGTCGATTCAAGCGCGAGATGGCGCCGAACTCGCCGACCTGGAAGCGGTCATCGACACGGCGATGTCCGCGTGGCCGCGATTTCTGGGAAAAA
- the groES gene encoding co-chaperone GroES, whose product MSVNIKPLEDKIVVQTSEAEETTASGLVIPDTAKEKPQEGKVLAVGPGRVDDKGNRIPVDVNVGDVVIYSKYGGTEVKYNGEDYLILSARDVLAVVN is encoded by the coding sequence GTGAGCGTGAACATCAAACCGCTCGAGGACAAGATCGTTGTCCAGACGAGCGAGGCCGAGGAGACGACCGCGTCCGGCCTCGTCATCCCCGACACCGCCAAGGAGAAGCCCCAGGAGGGCAAGGTTCTGGCCGTTGGCCCGGGCCGCGTCGACGACAAGGGGAACCGCATCCCGGTCGACGTCAACGTCGGCGACGTCGTCATCTACTCGAAGTACGGCGGCACCGAGGTCAAGTACAACGGTGAGGACTACCTGATCCTGTCCGCTCGCGACGTGCTGGCTGTCGTCAACTGA
- a CDS encoding winged helix-turn-helix transcriptional regulator codes for MDTVQSYLRACPARTVLDALANKWTLLVLSFLRRSDGPVRFNELRRQLEGITQKSLTQTLRALERDGLVDRAVYPTVPPRVEYSLTALGTQVGDMFNVLGEWAEEHVGEILAAREAFDNRPAPEPVR; via the coding sequence ATGGATACCGTCCAGTCCTACCTGCGCGCCTGCCCCGCCCGCACGGTGCTCGACGCGCTGGCCAACAAGTGGACGCTGCTGGTGCTGAGCTTCCTGCGCCGCAGCGACGGCCCCGTGCGCTTCAACGAGTTGCGCCGCCAACTGGAGGGCATCACCCAGAAGTCGCTCACCCAGACGCTGCGCGCGCTCGAGCGCGACGGCCTGGTCGACCGGGCCGTCTACCCGACCGTGCCGCCGCGCGTCGAGTACTCGCTCACCGCACTCGGCACGCAGGTCGGCGACATGTTCAACGTGCTGGGCGAGTGGGCCGAGGAGCACGTCGGCGAGATCCTCGCGGCGCGGGAGGCCTTCGACAACCGCCCCGCGCCGGAACCGGTGCGCTGA
- the groL gene encoding chaperonin GroEL (60 kDa chaperone family; promotes refolding of misfolded polypeptides especially under stressful conditions; forms two stacked rings of heptamers to form a barrel-shaped 14mer; ends can be capped by GroES; misfolded proteins enter the barrel where they are refolded when GroES binds): protein MPKQINFDEDARRALERGVNKLADAVKVTLGPRGRHVVLDKKFGGPTITLDGVTVAREIELEDPFENLGAQLAKNVATKTNDVAGDGTTTATVLAQSLVKVGLRNVAAGANPAGLGKGIEAAAEKVIEVLKSKATPVKGRDNIAQVGTVTSRDATIGALLGEAVERVGEDGVITVEESSTLATELEITEGVQFDKGYLSAHFATDPEEQRAILENAYVLLHREKISALADLLPILEKVAESKKPLLIIAEDVEGEALSTLVVNALRKTLVAVAVKAPFFGDRRKAFLDDLAVVTGAQVISSEVGLKLSEIGLDSLGTARRIEITKDNTTIVDGAGTKADIEARIAQIRKEIETTDSDWDREKLQERLAKLGGGVAVIKVGAATETELNERKHRIEDAVASTKAAVEEGIVPGGGSAIVHAVKELEGDLGLTGDEATGVRIVRDALTAPLNWIAANAGYEGPVIVSKVQEQGWGYGFNAATGEITDLLQAGIVDPVKVTRSAVANAASIARLVLTTESTVVDKPVEEPENTGHGHGHAH, encoded by the coding sequence ATGCCCAAGCAGATCAACTTCGACGAGGACGCTCGTCGAGCCCTCGAGCGCGGCGTCAACAAGCTCGCCGACGCGGTCAAGGTCACCCTCGGCCCGCGCGGTCGCCACGTCGTGCTGGACAAGAAGTTCGGCGGCCCCACGATCACCCTCGACGGCGTCACCGTCGCGCGGGAGATCGAGCTGGAGGACCCGTTCGAGAACCTGGGTGCCCAGCTGGCCAAGAACGTGGCCACGAAGACCAACGACGTCGCCGGCGACGGCACCACCACGGCCACCGTGCTGGCGCAGTCTCTGGTGAAGGTCGGCCTCCGCAACGTGGCCGCCGGCGCCAACCCGGCCGGCCTCGGCAAGGGCATCGAGGCGGCCGCCGAGAAGGTCATCGAGGTGCTCAAGTCCAAGGCCACCCCGGTCAAGGGCCGCGACAACATCGCCCAGGTCGGCACGGTCACCTCCCGTGACGCCACCATCGGCGCCCTGCTCGGCGAGGCCGTGGAGCGGGTCGGCGAGGACGGTGTGATCACCGTGGAGGAGTCCTCCACGCTGGCCACCGAACTCGAGATCACCGAGGGTGTGCAGTTCGACAAGGGCTACCTGTCGGCGCACTTCGCGACCGACCCGGAGGAGCAGCGGGCGATCCTCGAGAACGCCTACGTGCTGCTGCACCGCGAGAAGATCTCGGCGCTGGCCGACCTGCTGCCGATCCTGGAGAAGGTCGCCGAGTCGAAGAAGCCGCTGCTGATCATCGCCGAGGACGTCGAGGGCGAGGCGCTGTCCACCCTGGTGGTCAACGCCCTGCGCAAGACCCTCGTCGCGGTCGCGGTGAAGGCCCCGTTCTTCGGTGACCGCCGCAAGGCGTTCCTGGACGACCTGGCCGTCGTCACCGGCGCGCAGGTCATCTCGTCGGAGGTCGGCCTGAAGCTGTCCGAGATCGGTCTCGACTCGCTGGGCACCGCCCGGCGCATCGAGATCACCAAGGACAACACGACGATCGTCGACGGCGCCGGCACGAAGGCCGACATCGAGGCCCGCATCGCGCAGATCCGCAAGGAGATCGAGACCACCGACTCCGACTGGGACCGCGAGAAGCTGCAGGAGCGGCTGGCGAAGCTCGGTGGCGGTGTCGCGGTGATCAAGGTCGGCGCGGCCACCGAGACCGAGCTGAACGAGCGCAAGCACCGCATCGAGGACGCCGTGGCTTCGACCAAGGCGGCCGTCGAGGAGGGCATCGTGCCCGGCGGTGGTTCGGCGATCGTGCACGCGGTCAAGGAGCTGGAAGGCGACCTCGGCCTGACCGGCGACGAGGCCACGGGTGTCCGCATCGTGCGGGACGCCCTGACCGCGCCGCTGAACTGGATCGCCGCGAACGCCGGCTACGAGGGCCCGGTCATCGTGTCCAAGGTGCAGGAGCAGGGCTGGGGCTACGGCTTCAACGCCGCCACCGGCGAGATCACCGACCTGCTGCAGGCCGGCATCGTCGACCCGGTGAAGGTGACCCGCTCCGCGGTCGCGAACGCGGCCTCCATCGCCCGTCTCGTCCTGACCACGGAGAGCACCGTGGTGGACAAGCCGGTCGAGGAGCCCGAGAACACCGGCCACGGCCACGGCCACGCCCACTAG
- a CDS encoding 3-oxoacyl-ACP reductase family protein yields the protein MGSLDGKVALVTGGSRGIGAAIARKLAAEGAHVAVTYEKSASRAAEVVASIESLGRKGLALQADSADAEALTAAVNQAAEALGGLDVLVNNAGIFPRGTIEEMSLADFDRTLAVNVRAVFVATKAAVRHLPAGGRIITIGSTLGERVARPGMSAYAASKAAVVGMSRAFARDLGSRGITSVVVQPGPTDTDMNPADGPRAASTLALSAVGRHASPEDLAATVAHVAGAGGAFITGSVITVDGGVNA from the coding sequence ATGGGTTCGCTGGACGGCAAGGTCGCACTCGTGACCGGGGGCAGCAGGGGCATCGGGGCGGCGATCGCCCGGAAGCTGGCGGCAGAAGGGGCGCACGTCGCGGTCACCTACGAGAAGTCCGCCTCGCGGGCGGCCGAGGTGGTGGCCTCGATCGAGAGCCTCGGCCGGAAGGGGCTGGCGCTGCAGGCCGACAGCGCGGACGCCGAGGCGCTGACCGCGGCGGTGAACCAGGCCGCCGAAGCGCTGGGCGGGCTGGACGTGCTGGTCAACAACGCCGGGATCTTCCCGCGCGGGACGATCGAGGAGATGAGCCTCGCCGACTTCGACCGGACGCTGGCGGTCAACGTGCGGGCGGTGTTCGTCGCGACCAAGGCCGCGGTGCGGCATCTGCCGGCCGGTGGCCGGATCATCACGATCGGCAGCACGCTCGGCGAGCGGGTGGCGCGGCCGGGGATGAGCGCCTACGCGGCGTCTAAGGCCGCCGTGGTGGGGATGAGCCGGGCGTTCGCGCGTGATCTGGGGTCGCGCGGGATCACTTCGGTGGTGGTTCAGCCGGGGCCGACCGACACGGACATGAACCCGGCGGACGGGCCGCGGGCGGCGAGCACTCTCGCGCTCTCGGCTGTTGGGCGGCATGCTTCGCCGGAGGACTTGGCCGCGACCGTTGCGCATGTCGCCGGGGCTGGTGGGGCGTTCATCACCGGGTCGGTGATCACTGTTGATGGTGGGGTCAATGCTTGA